The genomic stretch TAATCGAGTTAAAAGATTTGTCATCACTAGAAAGCCTAGTTTAAAACAATCCATGCTAAAATGCTCATTAGGAGCGTGAATATTATTAGTTGGTAATCCTACCCCCATCAGTATTGTTTCTGCTGCGCTAACTGCTGCTAGCTCTGTTACGATGGGAACGGTTGCTCCGCATGCAGTATATTTGCATGGTTTTTTAAATATTTCTTCATACGCTAAAACAGCTGTTTTGGCAATCACAGAATCAGGAAAACAACAAAAAGCTTTATATCCTTCTCCTATTTCTGCAGAAATTTCGATTCCTGGTGGAGCATTTTTTTTGAAATATTCTACGATATTTTGGGCAATCTTTTGAGGATTCTGGTTAGGAACTAACCGGCAGGAAATCTTAGCATGTGCTTTAGAGGGAATCACTGTTTTAAAGCCAGGTTCTATATACCCTCCCCACATTCCATTGACCTCTAAACTAGGCCTTAACCAGTTTGATTCTCGAAGAGAATACCCTTCTTCATGAGAAAAAGCATGCACGCCAAACTCTTTGGTATATAAATCTTGATCAAAAGTCATGTCCAATGAATCTTTCCATTTCTTTACAGGTTCTACATCATCATAGAAATGAGGAATTGCTACTCTACCAGAAGATTCCCACATATTTGCTATTATTGCTGCTAAAGCGCGATTGGGATTTAAAGCAATCCCTCCATGTACTCCTGAATGTAAATCCACAAAAGAATTTTTACATTCTATTTCAAGAGATAGAATCCCTCTTATTCCTAAAGTAATCGCAGGAGACTCTATATGAGAAATTCCTGCATCTACAACGATAAGATAATCCGCTTTTAACTCTTGGGCTTTTGTCTTAAGGATCCCCTTTATTCCTTTACTGCTTGATTCCTCCTCTCCCTCAATTACTATTTTAATATTTAGTTCAATCCGATCACTTAACTCCAAATAAGCTTTTAAAGCGGTTAAAGAATAAAAGCATTGCCCTTTGTTATCTGAAGCACCGCGCGCATACACGCAGTTTTCTTTAATAACTGGCTCAAAGGGATCATTTTCCCATAAGTCTAGAGGATCAGTTGGCTGTACATCATAATGATGATAGATAAGCAATGTAGGCCTATTAGGACCTGCTTTTAAATAAGAACCAAACACAACAGGAAAATGAGAAGTCTCCCATACGTCTACCTCTAGCCCTATTCCTTTCATATATTCACTGAGCCAGCTAGCTGTTTTTCTAATATCCTGTTCATGTTTCTTATTTGTGCTAATACTTGGAAAGCGTAAAAACGTAAAAAAATCACTCAAGATTCTCTCTTGGTGATTTTTATACCAGTCTTCAAAAACAAGTGTTTGCATGAGTTATTACCCTTAACTTAAAGTTCTAAAAAAAATACTAAGACATATCATCATTTTGTTCAAATTGCTCTTGAGCTTTTTTTAAAATATACAAGAGCACAAAAGGATCTCCTTCATACGTCATTTCCACTTGCATTTTACCATCTTCAGATGGCGGAGCACAAGTTATCATAATAAATACTCCAGCCTCTTCTTTTTCTTTGTCTTCTGGAAGATAAAAACTATTTAGATCAATGACCATCTATAATTCTCAAGGTTGACATCTATATTGAAAAAACCACAACTCCACGTTAGAGTTGTACATTTACGTGGAAACTAGATGCTTTAACAGTAATTAATATGTAAAGAAAAATCGAAGAAAATCCAGTGTTATTTAAAAAAACCATAAATTAAAAAAAAATGTAAAATATTTATATTTTTTAATCCTATTTCATGCTGAAAATATGACATAGGTTATTGACATAACAATCTTAAAAAGTAGATAATAGATGGAAGTATAAGGAGAAAAAAATGGCCATTGCTAAAAGAGTTTTTTTATTTTTATTGGTAAACTTTCTGGTTGTTATTACTCTTTCTTTTTTTCTAAGCGTTTTTAATATAAAACCTTATTTACAATCCTATGGTTTAAATCTCTATTCTTTAATGATCTTCTGTTTTGTATGGGGTATGGGAGGAGCCTTTATTTCTCTTTTACTTTCTCGTAAAATCGCTATCTGGATGATGAAAATACAGCTGATTGATTCTAATACCAAAGACTCTAATTTACAGAGATTATTGACAATCGTGCATAAATTTTCTCGCGATGCAAATCTATCGGATTTCCCTCAAGTAGGGATATATAATTCCCCTGAATTAAATGCTTTTGCTACAGGCCCTACTAAAAAATGCAGTTTAATTGCTGTGTCAACAGGTTTGTTAAACCGTATGTCTGACAAAGAACTAGAAGGGGTTATTGCACATGAAATGGCTCATATTCAAAATGGGGATATGGTTACAATGACCTTATTACAAGGCGTTATTAATGCCTTTGTCATGTTCTTAGCTAGAGTGCTTGCCTATATCTGTTCAGGACTTGGCAAAAGCAGGAGCAATTCTTCTGGAGGATCTTATATTAGCTATATGATCTTCGTCTTTTTATTTGAAGTGATCTTTATGGTTTTAGGATCTTTAATCATCTGCGCTTTTTCTCGTTTTAGAGAATTTAGAGCAGATCGCGGTGGTGCTTTTTTAGCAGGTAGAGAAAATATGATAGCTGCTTTGAGAGCATTACAAAAAAATGTACAGACCCAAGATCCTCAAACAGCCGTTGCAGCTTTCCAGGCATTTAAAATCTCCACCCCTGAGAAGCGTAGCATCACCCGCTGGTTTGCTACTCATCCTCCTTTAGAAGCAAGAATAGAAAGATTGGAAGGCTATAATGGCTTCTCTTGAGATAAGGATCTGTATCAAAAGCACAGCTCGTTTGGAATAATGGTAGCAGGAGCAATTGCTAGAGCAACGATTTGTTGTCGTACTGATTCTGGAGATGTCAAAAGTGCATTTTTAAGATGGATAGCTCCTCCACTGTGGCAGATTTCTAAGAACTTCGCTTGAGGTCCATAGGAGGCAATGAGATGCTTCCACTTGTTCTTTAAAAGTTGAACCGGTGGTGTATGAAATCCGATATGTCCTGCTGCACATTCAAAGACATCGATTACTGGGAAATTCGTCGCATTATGGGTGCCATAAATTTTGGTTCCTTGAGCATACTGGCTTAATTGTTGTGCGCTTAGCCTAGCTTGAATTTTATTATTATTAATCCCATTGATAAATCCCGCCGAATTCATTTTTGAAAAGAAATAGCTTGCAAAGCTTCTTCATAGGTTTCTTCACAAATAGCCTGTCGAGAATATTCTTCTAAGCCTCGAATATAGTAATTAAGAATTCCATCAATGGCTGAAATATAATAAATTTTTTCGGGTGAAGGTTTAGATCTATCCATCTTCCAAACCCAAATTCTTATCTCTACATTTTTTGCAGTAAAAGGAACTTCATGAAGATAAGGTCTTAT from Candidatus Rhabdochlamydia sp. T3358 encodes the following:
- a CDS encoding dipeptidase — encoded protein: MQTLVFEDWYKNHQERILSDFFTFLRFPSISTNKKHEQDIRKTASWLSEYMKGIGLEVDVWETSHFPVVFGSYLKAGPNRPTLLIYHHYDVQPTDPLDLWENDPFEPVIKENCVYARGASDNKGQCFYSLTALKAYLELSDRIELNIKIVIEGEEESSSKGIKGILKTKAQELKADYLIVVDAGISHIESPAITLGIRGILSLEIECKNSFVDLHSGVHGGIALNPNRALAAIIANMWESSGRVAIPHFYDDVEPVKKWKDSLDMTFDQDLYTKEFGVHAFSHEEGYSLRESNWLRPSLEVNGMWGGYIEPGFKTVIPSKAHAKISCRLVPNQNPQKIAQNIVEYFKKNAPPGIEISAEIGEGYKAFCCFPDSVIAKTAVLAYEEIFKKPCKYTACGATVPIVTELAAVSAAETILMGVGLPTNNIHAPNEHFSMDCFKLGFLVMTNLLTRLSQRVEQREEDLCGNSAEQERRIEKP
- the htpX gene encoding protease HtpX, yielding MAIAKRVFLFLLVNFLVVITLSFFLSVFNIKPYLQSYGLNLYSLMIFCFVWGMGGAFISLLLSRKIAIWMMKIQLIDSNTKDSNLQRLLTIVHKFSRDANLSDFPQVGIYNSPELNAFATGPTKKCSLIAVSTGLLNRMSDKELEGVIAHEMAHIQNGDMVTMTLLQGVINAFVMFLARVLAYICSGLGKSRSNSSGGSYISYMIFVFLFEVIFMVLGSLIICAFSRFREFRADRGGAFLAGRENMIAALRALQKNVQTQDPQTAVAAFQAFKISTPEKRSITRWFATHPPLEARIERLEGYNGFS